A window of the Bacillus sp. A301a_S52 genome harbors these coding sequences:
- a CDS encoding multidrug efflux MFS transporter — protein sequence MTQTENYSKVLIAALLIAGSFIAILNQTLMITAIPPIMQEMNITANTGQWLTTVFMLVNGIMIPISAFLLEKFTTRQLFLTAMGIFTLGTLIGAVATNYPVLLTGRIIQSAGAGVMLPLMQTVFLLIFPIERRGAAMGYIGLVISFAPAIGPTLSGWVTSNYEWRFLFYGILPLALIMIIVAYIKMPNVTDLKDPKVDPISIILSSFGFGGLLYGFTSAGNNGWGSPITLIVLLVAVIAVVVFVIRQLRMAHPMLEFRVFKKRIFTLSTIICSIGFLGLIGLETIIPLYMQNMRGFSAVEAGIVLFPGALIAGLMAPITGRIFDKIGARALAIPGLVIMTLSTFALLFIDTTTSLMYLTIMYAIRMFGFSMVMMPVNTAGLNAMPRKWIPHGAAMTNTIRQMAASIGTALLVSTMTTAEQTAGDAVARPDIFGAVIALGMISVLTVIGLMLSFKIKKTGPRASSEQPAVVSSE from the coding sequence ATGACACAGACAGAGAATTACAGTAAAGTTTTAATTGCAGCGTTGCTAATAGCAGGCTCATTTATTGCCATCCTAAACCAAACACTGATGATTACCGCCATTCCACCGATTATGCAGGAGATGAATATTACAGCGAATACAGGACAATGGTTAACGACTGTTTTTATGCTTGTAAACGGTATTATGATCCCTATCTCTGCCTTTTTGTTAGAAAAGTTTACGACTCGTCAGCTATTTTTGACAGCGATGGGGATTTTTACGCTAGGCACGTTGATAGGGGCTGTCGCAACGAATTATCCTGTGCTGTTAACTGGGAGGATCATCCAATCAGCGGGCGCAGGCGTCATGCTCCCACTGATGCAAACAGTCTTTTTATTAATATTTCCTATAGAGCGTCGAGGGGCTGCGATGGGGTATATCGGATTAGTCATTTCGTTCGCGCCAGCTATTGGCCCCACGCTCTCAGGATGGGTGACTTCTAATTATGAATGGCGCTTTTTATTCTATGGGATTCTTCCTTTAGCGCTTATTATGATTATTGTTGCTTATATAAAGATGCCAAATGTTACGGATCTTAAGGACCCGAAAGTAGATCCTATATCTATTATATTATCGTCCTTTGGATTCGGCGGGTTATTGTACGGTTTCACCAGTGCGGGCAACAACGGTTGGGGAAGTCCCATTACCCTTATCGTATTGTTAGTCGCTGTGATTGCTGTTGTGGTATTTGTCATTCGTCAGTTGCGAATGGCTCATCCAATGCTTGAGTTTCGGGTATTTAAAAAACGCATCTTTACTCTTTCAACCATCATCTGTAGTATCGGATTTTTAGGTTTAATCGGTCTTGAAACGATCATTCCTCTGTACATGCAAAATATGAGAGGGTTTTCAGCAGTTGAAGCAGGTATTGTCCTGTTTCCAGGGGCGCTTATAGCTGGCTTAATGGCGCCAATTACCGGCCGGATTTTTGATAAAATTGGGGCGAGGGCATTGGCCATACCCGGTTTGGTGATTATGACGCTCTCAACATTTGCCCTGTTATTTATTGATACAACGACGTCGCTGATGTATTTAACGATTATGTATGCCATTCGCATGTTTGGCTTCTCTATGGTGATGATGCCTGTCAATACTGCGGGGCTAAATGCCATGCCGCGTAAATGGATCCCACATGGGGCAGCTATGACGAATACGATACGTCAGATGGCAGCGTCAATTGGGACCGCCTTATTAGTCAGTACCATGACTACAGCAGAGCAAACTGCTGGAGACGCTGTGGCACGGCCGGATATATTTGGAGCAGTTATCGCTCTAGGTATGATCAGTGTACTTACTGTCATCGGTTTAATGTTATCCTTTAAAATAAAGAAAACGGGACCGCGGGCATCCAGCGAACAACCGGCAGTTGTTAGCTCTGAATAA
- a CDS encoding DUF5068 domain-containing protein, with amino-acid sequence MLRSKKLVGVALSTLVLLAACGANDENNNENEAAAANENVEENEEVNDEEETNNEENEEVDEQPETEVTEGEIFNTTIAEETGGDVELIYTNNDPGYINDLEGFEIAIEAYEVVKVTNITASEAPQFKGDREGYVVTAKATLKNNRDSTVYYNANIGVKLADSFDVIHSDSRTYIPEEHMLEADEGTNVYKAGTEKEFWVVSRITTDQYEEIDNNGARYVLEASAAENEDYSGPLGTEASFEFVSNPDQAQSFADTPDWYADGLTTDNLGTKELITEFPDLNITEEIEGLSLTLEGIQYVDFVPNEINEGAFVNYGDEDLVALTAKVLMENNSGETIDLNLTPFQLDVNDEEVRINSQGMVENQSVVELEDGQSAEKYVVFLFHKKYFDVYENMKIKAGPFRGEDVSLLFSEDILEFEIPKD; translated from the coding sequence ATGCTACGCAGTAAAAAATTAGTAGGAGTTGCCTTATCCACACTTGTTCTTTTAGCAGCATGTGGAGCGAACGACGAAAACAATAATGAGAATGAAGCCGCTGCCGCGAACGAGAATGTGGAAGAAAATGAAGAAGTAAATGACGAAGAAGAAACTAATAATGAAGAAAACGAAGAAGTTGACGAACAACCAGAGACAGAAGTGACAGAAGGAGAAATCTTTAATACAACTATAGCTGAAGAAACTGGTGGAGATGTAGAACTTATTTATACAAATAATGACCCTGGTTATATCAATGACTTAGAAGGCTTTGAAATTGCTATAGAAGCATACGAAGTTGTTAAAGTTACGAATATTACTGCTAGTGAGGCACCTCAGTTTAAGGGTGATCGCGAAGGATATGTTGTCACAGCAAAAGCAACGTTAAAAAACAACCGAGATAGTACAGTTTATTATAATGCAAACATAGGTGTTAAGCTTGCTGATAGCTTTGATGTTATCCATTCTGATTCGCGGACGTATATACCAGAAGAACATATGCTTGAAGCGGATGAAGGGACCAATGTTTATAAAGCAGGTACAGAGAAAGAATTCTGGGTCGTTTCGCGAATAACGACTGACCAATATGAAGAAATTGACAATAATGGTGCTAGGTATGTATTAGAAGCTAGTGCTGCTGAAAATGAGGACTATAGTGGCCCACTAGGGACAGAAGCTTCGTTTGAGTTTGTTTCTAATCCAGATCAAGCACAAAGTTTTGCTGATACACCAGATTGGTATGCGGACGGTTTGACGACCGATAATTTAGGGACTAAAGAATTAATTACAGAGTTTCCTGATTTAAATATTACTGAAGAGATCGAAGGATTAAGCCTTACTCTAGAAGGTATCCAATATGTAGATTTCGTGCCTAATGAAATAAATGAAGGGGCTTTTGTCAATTATGGTGACGAAGATTTAGTTGCTTTGACAGCTAAAGTCCTTATGGAGAATAATTCAGGAGAAACAATTGACCTAAATTTGACGCCCTTTCAACTTGATGTTAATGATGAAGAAGTGCGTATAAATTCTCAAGGAATGGTAGAGAACCAATCAGTTGTTGAATTAGAAGATGGCCAGTCTGCCGAAAAGTATGTTGTATTCCTTTTTCACAAGAAATACTTTGATGTATATGAGAATATGAAAATCAAAGCTGGACCATTTCGTGGAGAAGATGTAAGTTTATTGTTTAGCGAAGATATTCTAGAATTTGAAATTCCTAAAGATTAA
- a CDS encoding DUF421 domain-containing protein — protein MTDLGNVLIRGIIGFLLLLLLARIMGKKHITDMTFYEYIVGIAIGSIAAELTFSPHVRMSNFILGMIVWAILPVIASKLELHSLLFRKLSEGMPTTLIENGKILEENLKKENLTVDELMIHLRQKDAFSLADVESAVMEKSGLISILKKKNTQPVTPKDIGLLTQKESFPTIVIIDGNLMEKSLQEHGYTKEWLLAELVKQGANDPHDVFLAQIDSSGNLYVDFYNDNDTHAPKMKEKLLTAASVKQLQADLKRFSVESKNQQAKTSYQQHADHMDQLINDLSTYMVD, from the coding sequence ATGACTGATCTAGGAAATGTCCTCATCCGCGGTATAATCGGCTTTTTATTATTACTCTTACTAGCTCGCATAATGGGAAAAAAGCATATCACTGACATGACGTTTTATGAGTACATTGTGGGAATTGCTATCGGGAGCATCGCAGCTGAATTAACATTCAGCCCTCACGTCAGAATGTCTAACTTTATTTTAGGTATGATCGTTTGGGCAATCTTACCTGTTATTGCTTCAAAATTAGAATTACACTCATTGCTCTTTCGCAAACTATCTGAAGGTATGCCCACTACCCTCATTGAAAATGGCAAAATATTAGAGGAAAACTTAAAAAAGGAGAATTTAACAGTAGATGAGCTTATGATTCACTTGCGGCAAAAGGATGCATTTTCTCTTGCTGATGTAGAATCTGCTGTCATGGAAAAAAGTGGACTTATTAGCATCTTAAAGAAAAAGAATACACAGCCCGTGACCCCTAAAGATATCGGACTTCTTACACAAAAAGAGTCGTTTCCTACTATCGTGATCATCGATGGGAATTTGATGGAAAAAAGTTTACAAGAGCATGGTTATACAAAGGAATGGCTCCTAGCAGAACTGGTGAAACAAGGTGCAAATGATCCTCATGACGTTTTCCTTGCGCAAATTGATTCATCGGGAAATCTATATGTCGATTTTTATAACGACAACGACACACATGCTCCTAAAATGAAAGAGAAGCTATTAACGGCTGCAAGCGTAAAACAACTTCAAGCAGATTTAAAACGCTTTTCTGTGGAATCAAAGAATCAACAAGCGAAAACGTCGTATCAACAACATGCCGATCACATGGATCAGTTAATTAACGACCTATCAACCTACATGGTAGACTGA
- a CDS encoding VanZ family protein, with protein sequence MEYINIIVVLTIALGIYIFFDLLLHPKKPLKKRLIFYLFLSYMVVLLDSYFLVIHIPPVGVEWMDPQLKPFRFLEMIIYFLNYTSIEVAQFVIKYVCMIAFNFIPLGIFLGWYFNVMRWSKVLVLSVSIAFIMGCVRHLLSCLGFVAIGVFDVDYIILQSIGSLVGYGVYRLGRKIRRSLSERRTRLKG encoded by the coding sequence GTGGAATATATAAATATTATTGTAGTTCTTACGATAGCATTAGGAATCTATATTTTTTTCGATCTGCTATTACATCCGAAAAAACCGTTGAAGAAGAGACTCATTTTTTATTTGTTTTTAAGCTATATGGTTGTTCTATTGGATTCATACTTTCTTGTTATTCATATTCCACCGGTGGGGGTAGAATGGATGGACCCTCAGTTAAAACCGTTTCGATTTTTGGAAATGATTATTTATTTCTTAAATTATACAAGTATAGAAGTAGCTCAATTCGTCATCAAGTATGTATGTATGATTGCTTTTAATTTTATACCATTGGGCATTTTCTTAGGATGGTATTTTAATGTGATGCGGTGGTCAAAAGTGTTGGTTTTAAGTGTTAGTATAGCCTTTATTATGGGATGTGTACGGCATTTATTAAGCTGTTTAGGGTTCGTGGCAATAGGGGTTTTTGATGTAGATTATATTATATTACAATCAATTGGAAGCCTTGTTGGCTATGGTGTCTATCGTCTCGGTAGAAAAATAAGGAGGAGCTTGAGCGAACGAAGGACCCGTCTAAAAGGGTGA